In Daucus carota subsp. sativus chromosome 4, DH1 v3.0, whole genome shotgun sequence, one DNA window encodes the following:
- the LOC135152400 gene encoding histone H2B.3 produces the protein MAPKGEKKPAEKKPAEKAPVAEKAPAEKKPKAGKKLPKDASASGADKKKKRNKKSVETYKIYIFKVLKQVHPDIGISSKAMGIMNSFINDIFEKLAAESSKLARYNKKPTITSREIQTAVRLVLPGELAKHAVSEGTKAVTKFTST, from the coding sequence ATGGCACCCAAGGGAGAGAAAAAGCCAGCAGAGAAGAAGCCAGCGGAGAAGGCTCCAGTAGCTGAAAAGGCCCCGGCAGAGAAGAAGCCGAAAGCCGGGAAGAAGCTCCCGAAAGACGCCTCTGCAAGCGGAGcagacaagaagaagaagagaaacaAGAAGAGTGTTGAGACCTACAAGATTTACATCTTCAAGGTGTTGAAGCAAGTCCACCCTGATATTGGGATCTCGAGCAAGGCAATGGGGATCATGAACAGTTTCATTAATGATATTTTTGAGAAATTGGCTGCTGAGTCTTCTAAATTGGCCAGGTATAACAAGAAGCCTACGATTACATCGAGGGAAATTCAGACTGCTGTGAGGTTGGTGTTGCCCGGGGAGTTGGCTAAGCATGCTGTTTCGGAGGGGACTAAGGCGGTGACAAAGTTCACTAGTACTTGA